A region of the Rickettsiales bacterium Ac37b genome:
ATCCACTTCGTAGTGAATGTCCTGCAAAATCTGCAGCATTAAGCCCAATGGCTTCTAGACGTTTTTTTAAAATTCTAGCGATATCCCGATCAGATAATCTCTTATTACTTATAACATCTTTTTTATTAATAGAAGTAAAAACAGGCTGATTATGAGAAGAGATTTTATGCCACTCTTTCAAATTTCTAACAGGACATAATTCTTGATTATTGCCATAAAGAATGGCTATTTTCTGTCCTTCACCAAATTGGTCAGTTTTACTCTTATTGATAAGTACTGTGATTCCTTCATCTATAAAACTTATATCTTGCCAGTTTAGGGCCACAATTTCGGATCTACGCATGGCAGATGCCCAGCCAAAACTGATTAAAGCTTTATCTCTGATAGCTATATTGGTAGAGGCAGTATTAATATTAGCAATAATTTCACGTAGACTTCTAAGTAATAAAGGAGTTTTGCCTTTTTTAGCTATTCCATTACTACGCTTAATGCCATTAAATACTATTTTGAAGTCTCTATCTTTAAGGTTAAGAAGATGATTGCTAAGAAAATGAATATAATTAATAGCATAAATTTTACGTTCTATAGTGGAAACTTTATAATCTTGTCCAGCTAAATCAGTAATATAAATGATCAGAGTATTAATATGACAGGGTAATGCACTTAAGTTATTTATGGTGCACCACTTTTCAAACAATTGCCAGTCTTTGTGATAGCCTATCAAGGTTAATTGAGCATGGGAACGTATGGCATAATCCTTAGCTTTGTTAATTAAATCTATATGCTTGCTTAAGGATTGTTCTTCTGAATTAAACCGAGTTAAACTATTATTCATAAAAAACCTTTTTTAGAAAAAATCTAATCATAACAATAAAAATAATGTCCGACAAGTAAATTTGTCGGACATTACATTGCAAACCTAATATTTTAGGTAATTAATTTTATTTGTACATAAATAACTAAACAACTTTACTTTTTTAAGATTCATTACTATAATAGTTTATATTACTTTATTGTTGAGTAAAGAATTATACAATATGCATACAGGATCAGTAAAAATTACCAGTAAAGGTCAAGTAACCCTGCCAAAAATAATAAGGGATTTTATAAGTAGCGACGTTATTACTTTTGATATCATAGACGATCAGGTAATAATAAAGCCTGTTAGAAATGTTGCAGGTTCGCTTAAGAAATATAATAAAACCATTGAATCATTTCAAAAAATAAGAGCAAAAGCTTGGCAAGATTCGATAGGTAAAAAGAGTGACCAATAAGATAATCCTATATGATACCAATATAATAATACGATATTTAATGGGTGATCATCAGGAATACAGCCCAAATGCAGTTAAGTTATTTGAAGATGTACAAATTGGCAATAAACAAATTATTATATTAGAAACTATACTAACTGAGTGTGTTTTTATTCTTTCTTCAGTATATAAAGTCCCTAAACAGGACATATATGATAGTTTATCAGGATTACTTCTTTATAAAGGTGTTGTCAATATAGATAAAGAAACATTGCTTGAAGGACTGAAAATATATAATTCTAGAAATTTACATATAGTAGATTCTATATTAATAGCAAAAGCATTAATTTCAGGATGTGAAATTTATAGTTTCGACCAGAAACTCAATAAAGAATTTGAATTGTTATATAACCAGCGATAGAGAAATTGATTCATAGTGCTTAAGTTAAATTAAAATAAATAAGATATTCTTAAATATTGCTATAAGAGTAAGATATTCAATAATTTTCCTTTCATATTTATATATGTAATGTATATATAGTTTATATACACTGTTTACATATATTACCTCTTAATTTATAATAGAATGTACAATATAAATATGAAAGGAAAATATTTATGTATGATTCACTTATTACAAGTAAAGGACAAACTACTATTCCTAGTGAATTACGTGCACAGCTTAATTTAAAGCCAGGAGATAGAATTAATTATATTATGCATGGAGATTATGTAATGATCGTACCGGCTAATAAATCTCTAAAATCTTTAAAGGGTATTTTGCCTAAACCAAGCAAATCTCTTTCTTTAGAAGAAATGGATGCGGTTATTAAGGATAGAATTTATGATAGGAATTGATACGAATGTTTTAGTACGTTATCTAACGCAAGATGACGAAACCCAATCTCAATTGGCCAATCAATTACTTGAATATCATATTGCAGAAAAAAACTATATTTTTTTGAATAATATAGTACTTTGTGAATTAATATGGGTATTAGAAAAGGGTTATAAATATAATAGGTCTATTATTTCTTCTACTGTTCGGCATCTGCTTTCAATAAAAGAATTTAGGTTTGAAAATTTAGATATTTTATGGGCTACTTTGGAAGATTATGAAGAATCTAAAGGGGATTTTTCTGATTTATTAATTGGTATAATAAATGTTCAAATATATGATTGTGATACTACCATAACTTTTGATAAACAAGCGGCAACTAGTTCTTTATTCCAAATAATAGAGTAAATATAAAATTACAATATTTTTTATTAATATATATTATTATATATTGTACATATATTTTTATATGTACAATTTTACTTATTTGACAATAATATATAATATGGTTATTATATTTAATATAGTTAAAGTTCCTATTTAATACTTGAAATGTAATTTATGCAAGAAAATTCTTTATTACCTATGACACATTATCGTACTTCAGTATATGCTAATGGCAGAATTAGTATACCAGCTCCATTACGTAAAGCTATTGCACTTAATGAGGGAGATGAATTAGTATTATCTCTTAAAGATGGAATAATTTATCTTGAGCCACTTACGCAAGTAATTAGTGATGCTCAAAATCTGGTAGCCGCATATTTTACAGAAGATGAAAATTTAAATCGTGAGCTGGAAGAAATGCGTCTTTCTGAAACTAAATTAGAAGGCTTGAAAGAGAAAAAAAGTGAATAATTATATTCTAGATTCTTCTGCGCTTATAGCTCTGATTAGAAAAGAATCTGGTGCAGAAATAGTAGCTAGATATCTTAAAGAATCGATCATCTCTAGTGTAAATTTTTCTGAAGTCGTCGCAATACTTGCCAGAAAAATTCCCAAAGATATTATTGTAGATTTATTAAGTAAATTAGTATCAGAAATTGTACTATTTGATGAGTTACAAGCTATAGAAGCAGGCATGCTTTACCCTCAAACCAAAGCATATGGACTCTCACTTGGAGATAGAGCTTGTATAGCACTAGCTATAAACAAGGGATTACCAGTACTTACAGCAGATACTAGCTGGTCATCTTTAAATTTAGGTATAAACATTATCAATATTAGATTGACACAGTAAGGTATAACCAAGGCAATTACCAACTAAATTACTAACATCTCTATCCACAAAATCAGTGGATAAGATTCTAGAATATATTAAATCCTAGCTTGTCCCTTACCCTAATTAGATTTTTTTCGAGTAATAGATATTATGATATTTATATCCCCACATCCTAACATACCTCTCTAACTTCCTTGCCTAATATACTTAAATTAATACTAGGGTTCTTAACATCTAATTGTTATAAATCATCTGACTATGTATAAAACAAGATAACCACTGATAGTAAATTAAGTTGTATTTGAGACTAGACAGATAGAGCAAGGCCTATTTATTTGGTCATACTCGTGAAAACTGGTATCTATTACCATTATTGCTCGATACCCATTTTATTTAATTATAATATTTATTATGCATATATTGAAAACTAATTAATGATAGTTATATTAGAATAATTGTTAATATATGGTAATCAGCTTTTATGATAAAAAAATTTGAAATTTTATTTGAAAAAGGACTATTTACATGCAGATGGCTTATGGCACCTTTTTATATAGGATTAGTAAGCGCTTTATTAATTTTATTATATAACTTTGGATTAGAATTAATCCATAGCTTTAGCAATATAACTAAATTTGCCGCCAATGATGCTATTTTATCTGTACTTTCATTGATAGATTTGTCTCTAGTTGGTAATTTATTGCTCATTGTAATTTTTTCAGGGTATGAAAATTTTGTATCCAAAATTGACATAGGAGAACATGAAGATAAACCAGGATGGATGGGTGCTGTAGATTTTTCAACTCTCAAATTAAAACTTGTTGCCTCAATAATTGCAATTTCAGGTATTCATTTATTGAAGGGTTTTATGAATATTAATAATTACCCTACTGAAAATATTAAATGGATGATAATAATACATGTAGTTTTTGTGCTATCTGGAGT
Encoded here:
- a CDS encoding membrane protein → MIKKFEILFEKGLFTCRWLMAPFYIGLVSALLILLYNFGLELIHSFSNITKFAANDAILSVLSLIDLSLVGNLLLIVIFSGYENFVSKIDIGEHEDKPGWMGAVDFSTLKLKLVASIIAISGIHLLKGFMNINNYPTENIKWMIIIHVVFVLSGVMLATMDFIASKTRKLKK
- a CDS encoding site-specific tyrosine recombinase XerC, translated to MNNSLTRFNSEEQSLSKHIDLINKAKDYAIRSHAQLTLIGYHKDWQLFEKWCTINNLSALPCHINTLIIYITDLAGQDYKVSTIERKIYAINYIHFLSNHLLNLKDRDFKIVFNGIKRSNGIAKKGKTPLLLRSLREIIANINTASTNIAIRDKALISFGWASAMRRSEIVALNWQDISFIDEGITVLINKSKTDQFGEGQKIAILYGNNQELCPVRNLKEWHKISSHNQPVFTSINKKDVISNKRLSDRDIARILKKRLEAIGLNAADFAGHSLRSGFITTAAKHSIPDHIIMKHSRHKTVQMLQVYTRDNSLIKDNPTSMVGL
- a CDS encoding transcriptional regulator, AbrB family yields the protein MHTGSVKITSKGQVTLPKIIRDFISSDVITFDIIDDQVIIKPVRNVAGSLKKYNKTIESFQKIRAKAWQDSIGKKSDQ
- a CDS encoding putative nucleic-acid-binding protein, contains PIN domain, whose product is MGDHQEYSPNAVKLFEDVQIGNKQIIILETILTECVFILSSVYKVPKQDIYDSLSGLLLYKGVVNIDKETLLEGLKIYNSRNLHIVDSILIAKALISGCEIYSFDQKLNKEFELLYNQR
- a CDS encoding twitching motility protein PilT, giving the protein MNNYILDSSALIALIRKESGAEIVARYLKESIISSVNFSEVVAILARKIPKDIIVDLLSKLVSEIVLFDELQAIEAGMLYPQTKAYGLSLGDRACIALAINKGLPVLTADTSWSSLNLGINIINIRLTQ
- a CDS encoding twitching motility protein PilT, encoding MIGIDTNVLVRYLTQDDETQSQLANQLLEYHIAEKNYIFLNNIVLCELIWVLEKGYKYNRSIISSTVRHLLSIKEFRFENLDILWATLEDYEESKGDFSDLLIGIINVQIYDCDTTITFDKQAATSSLFQIIE
- a CDS encoding transcriptional regulator, AbrB family, whose product is MQENSLLPMTHYRTSVYANGRISIPAPLRKAIALNEGDELVLSLKDGIIYLEPLTQVISDAQNLVAAYFTEDENLNRELEEMRLSETKLEGLKEKKSE
- a CDS encoding transcriptional regulator, AbrB family is translated as MYDSLITSKGQTTIPSELRAQLNLKPGDRINYIMHGDYVMIVPANKSLKSLKGILPKPSKSLSLEEMDAVIKDRIYDRN